From a single Vibrio chagasii genomic region:
- a CDS encoding MBL fold metallo-hydrolase, with the protein MKFNSITKAFVTTALIATAFTAAAHTNEDNTPHSHGYENSIHLPHDHTVLHDFTDVSIKNIDHSLEHVRGNLYRHTSGNGLAVHSGFVLDTEEGVVVIDPAMTATAKWLNEEIQQRFGKKVAYVIYTHAHADHILGTNVFKEDGATIVANKRAIEPIIGEKLDVPLPDIVFDDDMTLNVGGEEIYLKRVAPSHSDSLTLVYFPKYKAMQCTDICQAQTMPYSDFLDFYYTGWIDTLDWVIEQDVEVMDVGHYWLSNKENQIALREYLVDLHQQVLDLNRQGMTWDQLWRNVKFSDEVKSWTGYDVMAFRNIVGMQRWVENHRRGNW; encoded by the coding sequence GTGAAATTTAACTCAATAACCAAAGCATTCGTAACCACGGCTTTAATTGCAACGGCTTTTACTGCCGCAGCTCATACGAATGAAGATAACACACCCCATTCTCACGGCTATGAGAACTCTATCCATTTACCTCATGATCATACTGTCCTTCATGATTTTACCGATGTTTCAATTAAGAACATTGATCACTCATTGGAGCACGTGAGAGGTAATTTGTACCGACACACATCAGGCAATGGCCTCGCTGTTCATTCTGGCTTTGTATTAGACACTGAAGAAGGCGTGGTAGTGATTGACCCAGCAATGACTGCTACGGCCAAGTGGCTAAACGAAGAGATACAACAGCGCTTTGGCAAGAAAGTGGCCTATGTAATCTACACTCACGCACATGCCGACCACATACTCGGAACCAATGTGTTTAAAGAAGATGGAGCAACGATTGTCGCTAACAAGCGAGCTATTGAGCCGATCATCGGTGAGAAGCTCGATGTACCACTTCCTGACATTGTTTTTGATGATGATATGACACTCAACGTCGGTGGCGAGGAAATCTACTTAAAACGTGTAGCACCTAGCCACTCAGATAGCCTTACTTTGGTTTATTTCCCAAAATACAAAGCGATGCAGTGTACAGATATCTGTCAGGCGCAAACTATGCCCTACTCAGACTTCCTTGATTTCTACTACACGGGTTGGATTGACACTCTAGACTGGGTGATTGAGCAAGACGTTGAAGTTATGGATGTTGGTCACTACTGGCTATCAAACAAAGAAAATCAAATCGCTCTGCGTGAGTATTTAGTGGACCTACACCAACAAGTCCTCGATCTAAACCGTCAAGGTATGACATGGGATCAGCTATGGAGAAACGTTAAGTTCAGTGACGAAGTAAAATCTTGGACTGGCTACGACGTTATGGCATTCCGAAATATTGTAGGCATGCAACGCTGGGTAGAGAATCATCGCCGAGGAAACTGGTAA
- a CDS encoding pirin family protein — MIEIRKSQDRGVNDWGWLYSRNTFSVGNYYDPQHMGFSSLRVLNDDVVAPGKGFATHSHKNMEIISLVLEGVIEHKDNQGNVKRLVEGEYQLMSAGKGISHGEYNGLESSPLRFMQIWIEPNQSGGKPSYQQQAFSSDSGLTPIVTPTGENRTLKIKQDATMYQLILEPNESITVPLSKERHGFIHLISGTMQVNNIQVNEGDGVKISSETNLSINNNGHQRVMALFFDLP; from the coding sequence ATGATTGAAATAAGAAAGTCGCAAGACCGTGGGGTTAACGATTGGGGTTGGTTATATAGCCGAAATACGTTCTCTGTGGGTAACTACTATGATCCTCAGCATATGGGCTTTTCTTCATTACGAGTGCTCAATGATGATGTTGTTGCTCCAGGGAAAGGGTTTGCTACCCATTCTCACAAAAACATGGAAATCATTAGTTTGGTGTTGGAAGGGGTTATCGAACACAAAGACAATCAAGGGAACGTGAAGCGCTTAGTCGAGGGCGAATATCAGCTGATGTCAGCGGGTAAGGGGATTTCGCATGGTGAGTATAATGGACTTGAATCTAGCCCTTTGCGCTTCATGCAAATATGGATTGAGCCTAACCAGTCAGGAGGTAAACCATCTTATCAGCAGCAAGCGTTTAGCAGTGATTCTGGGCTTACGCCGATCGTGACTCCAACAGGAGAAAATCGCACCTTAAAGATTAAGCAAGATGCCACTATGTATCAGCTAATCCTTGAGCCAAACGAAAGTATCACCGTACCCTTATCTAAAGAGCGTCACGGGTTTATTCATTTAATCTCTGGCACTATGCAAGTAAATAATATTCAGGTTAATGAAGGTGACGGAGTGAAAATAAGCTCCGAAACAAACTTATCAATCAATAATAATGGTCATCAAAGAGTCATGGCTCTGTTTTTCGACTTACCATAA
- a CDS encoding alpha/beta hydrolase produces the protein MKKTPLAASTISILGKGLLLGAMALGATAAQAEYVKISPELTMHYETAGHGDKTIVFTPGWLMSANAFEKQLAHFEGSDEYTAIAYSPRSQGLSTKTMEGNTYMQHGRDLAAFMEKLDLKDVTLVGWSYGVAETLSYVNQFGDDNLNGLMLIDASPKIASESYADFTWYLRDDSDGRSNWSTTTILEDKSGLIDVFVPWMLEDTENKEAVKFWKDMAHQTSASAGATLNATGFYLDYTADAQQFDAEKPMSWVIRDEWKPVAEKWIEKNTPNASASYFGKHAMFWERPEQFNEVLEEFLEEVESK, from the coding sequence ATGAAAAAGACACCATTAGCAGCATCAACTATCAGCATTCTTGGTAAAGGCCTACTACTTGGCGCAATGGCGCTAGGGGCAACAGCTGCTCAAGCTGAATATGTAAAAATCAGCCCAGAGCTGACTATGCACTATGAAACGGCAGGTCACGGCGACAAAACCATCGTCTTTACTCCTGGCTGGTTAATGTCAGCAAACGCATTTGAAAAGCAATTAGCGCATTTTGAAGGCTCTGATGAGTACACAGCAATTGCTTACTCTCCACGTAGCCAAGGCCTTTCAACAAAGACTATGGAAGGTAACACCTACATGCAGCACGGTCGTGATTTAGCGGCATTCATGGAAAAACTAGACCTTAAAGACGTAACACTGGTGGGCTGGTCATATGGTGTCGCAGAGACTCTGTCTTATGTGAATCAATTCGGCGACGACAATCTAAACGGCCTAATGCTTATCGATGCGTCTCCAAAAATCGCAAGCGAAAGCTACGCAGACTTTACCTGGTACCTGCGTGATGACTCTGATGGTCGTTCAAACTGGTCTACAACCACAATCCTTGAAGACAAGAGTGGCCTTATCGATGTGTTCGTACCGTGGATGTTAGAAGACACTGAAAACAAAGAAGCAGTGAAATTCTGGAAAGATATGGCGCACCAAACTTCAGCGTCAGCAGGTGCAACCCTTAACGCAACAGGTTTCTACCTAGATTACACAGCCGATGCACAGCAGTTCGATGCCGAAAAACCAATGTCTTGGGTCATTCGTGATGAATGGAAACCAGTAGCAGAAAAATGGATTGAGAAGAACACACCAAACGCTTCTGCATCTTACTTTGGTAAGCACGCGATGTTCTGGGAACGCCCTGAACAGTTCAACGAAGTTTTAGAAGAGTTCTTAGAAGAAGTCGAATCTAAGTAA
- a CDS encoding glutathione S-transferase family protein yields the protein MGKLIEGKWFDIGYETKANGGRFIREDAGFRDWIKDDASHRFQPESGRYHLYVSYACPWAHRTLIFLKLKGLEEHISVTVVTPDMLSEGWTMCKPEPNYGYTHLHQIYTHAKKDYTGRVTVPVLWDKKTHTIVSNESSEIIRMFNCEFNKLTGNTDDYFPESLRSEIEYWNNFIYPNINNGVYRCGLATTQPAYEEAYDNLFDSLDKIESHLSRNRYLLGNQLTEADWRLFVTLVRFDAVYVGHFKCNKQRIADYPNLQNYLKELYQYPGVDEVTNFFHIKRHYYFSHTMINPSQIIPAGPELDLWSPHNRDKSLK from the coding sequence ATGGGAAAACTAATTGAAGGAAAATGGTTCGACATTGGCTATGAAACCAAAGCAAATGGCGGCCGTTTTATACGAGAAGACGCGGGCTTTCGAGACTGGATCAAAGATGATGCCAGCCACCGCTTTCAACCAGAGTCCGGGCGCTACCACCTGTACGTGTCTTATGCCTGTCCTTGGGCACATCGCACTTTGATCTTTCTGAAACTAAAGGGATTAGAAGAGCATATTAGCGTGACTGTCGTGACGCCCGATATGTTGTCTGAAGGTTGGACAATGTGTAAACCAGAGCCCAATTACGGCTATACACACCTGCATCAAATTTATACGCACGCTAAAAAAGACTACACAGGTCGTGTCACCGTTCCTGTACTTTGGGATAAAAAAACACACACGATAGTGAGTAATGAGTCTTCAGAAATCATTCGCATGTTCAACTGCGAATTCAATAAGTTAACTGGCAACACTGACGACTACTTCCCAGAGAGCTTACGCAGCGAAATTGAATACTGGAATAACTTTATCTATCCAAACATCAATAATGGTGTCTATCGTTGCGGTCTAGCCACGACTCAACCCGCCTATGAAGAAGCTTATGACAACCTATTCGACTCACTGGACAAAATCGAATCACATTTGAGTCGAAATCGTTACTTGCTTGGCAATCAATTAACGGAAGCAGACTGGCGACTTTTCGTTACTCTAGTTCGTTTTGATGCTGTTTACGTTGGTCACTTTAAATGCAATAAACAGCGCATTGCGGATTACCCTAATCTGCAAAACTATCTGAAAGAGCTTTATCAGTACCCTGGTGTTGATGAAGTGACAAACTTCTTTCACATCAAACGGCACTATTATTTTAGCCACACCATGATCAACCCAAGTCAGATTATTCCAGCAGGCCCAGAGTTAGATCTCTGGAGCCCACACAACCGAGATAAATCACTTAAATAA
- a CDS encoding nitroreductase family protein yields the protein MFFKRKPSTLEAINARRSISNFDPLQGINQETIDKLVQHATKAPTAFNVQNWHFVAVHSAKQKEKLKGLAYGQQKVEDAAVTFIVSGLLEPQNLIARSLEASQQNEVLSPEMVEGWIGAVTNMYANNPTLQRDEAIRSASLGAMTMMLAAEEMGMVSCPMIGFDPDAVKKEFQLPDTAVPAMLIPIGFEGEDNWPQKPRLSIEDVLKIV from the coding sequence ATGTTTTTTAAACGCAAACCATCCACTTTAGAGGCTATCAATGCTCGTCGTTCTATTAGTAACTTTGATCCGCTACAGGGCATCAACCAAGAGACCATCGACAAGCTAGTTCAGCACGCGACGAAAGCACCGACTGCTTTTAATGTTCAGAATTGGCATTTTGTTGCGGTTCACTCAGCAAAGCAAAAAGAGAAGTTGAAAGGCTTGGCTTATGGGCAGCAAAAAGTCGAAGACGCGGCTGTGACATTCATTGTTTCTGGCCTTTTAGAGCCTCAAAACCTGATTGCTCGCTCACTAGAAGCCTCTCAGCAAAACGAAGTACTTTCCCCTGAAATGGTTGAAGGCTGGATTGGTGCTGTCACCAATATGTACGCCAATAACCCAACACTCCAGCGTGATGAAGCCATTCGTTCAGCTTCTTTAGGGGCGATGACCATGATGCTGGCAGCAGAAGAGATGGGCATGGTGTCTTGTCCAATGATTGGTTTTGACCCTGATGCGGTTAAGAAGGAGTTTCAGCTTCCAGACACTGCCGTTCCAGCCATGCTAATTCCGATCGGCTTCGAAGGCGAAGATAACTGGCCACAAAAACCACGTTTAAGCATCGAAGATGTCCTGAAAATTGTTTAG
- a CDS encoding DUF2860 domain-containing protein, whose amino-acid sequence MTKLTRALLIATCMTSAATHAASFNTIPKESGFNGFVLVGGTFTNFSSNIVAGNSLTHVDHESTNGLNEEPSSENGVSGVLTGELNYTFADQGLQIYVGNELEDVLRYDLATKFGVRKDLNGNGIARVAYITSGVLPTHVYEDPFNVESTTEADRDMQGVQFGLDDIFKSGVNIEFSLKDVDVEDEKSGQSLVESNLIEADEQNLLKRTGITRTAKVSYSHSFSSAHHIEPEFVVERADKDGSAIAHDRYGASLSYLYLKGRFSLVGQLAYSHSEYDEISPIWGMDEVGDNNISAASLVVSYAKPFGWEDTSFVTSLAYANENSNIDFYDAHIATASMGMLYQF is encoded by the coding sequence ATGACAAAACTGACTCGTGCATTGTTGATTGCGACGTGTATGACTTCTGCTGCAACGCATGCCGCTTCTTTTAACACGATTCCGAAAGAATCAGGCTTCAACGGCTTTGTATTAGTGGGTGGAACCTTCACCAATTTTTCTAGCAACATTGTTGCGGGTAACTCTCTTACCCATGTCGACCACGAATCGACGAACGGATTAAACGAAGAGCCCTCTTCAGAGAATGGCGTCTCAGGCGTCTTAACTGGTGAGCTCAATTACACCTTTGCAGATCAAGGCCTCCAAATTTATGTCGGTAATGAGCTTGAAGATGTGCTGCGTTACGACCTCGCGACCAAGTTTGGTGTGCGTAAAGACCTTAATGGCAATGGTATCGCGCGTGTCGCTTATATCACGTCAGGTGTACTCCCAACACATGTATATGAAGACCCTTTCAATGTAGAAAGTACAACGGAAGCAGACCGAGACATGCAAGGCGTTCAGTTCGGCTTGGATGACATTTTTAAGAGTGGGGTGAATATTGAATTCTCTCTGAAAGATGTCGATGTTGAGGATGAAAAGTCAGGTCAGTCGCTTGTTGAATCCAATTTGATTGAAGCTGACGAGCAGAACCTATTGAAGCGAACTGGCATCACGCGAACGGCAAAAGTGAGTTATTCACACTCATTTTCAAGTGCTCATCATATCGAACCTGAGTTTGTGGTTGAGCGAGCAGATAAAGATGGCAGTGCAATAGCTCACGATAGGTACGGAGCTTCATTGTCTTACCTCTATTTAAAAGGACGTTTTAGCTTAGTTGGGCAGCTTGCCTACAGCCATAGTGAATATGACGAAATAAGCCCGATTTGGGGTATGGATGAAGTGGGCGACAACAACATCAGCGCAGCATCACTTGTGGTGTCTTATGCCAAGCCATTTGGTTGGGAAGACACATCATTCGTTACGTCTTTGGCCTATGCAAACGAGAACTCAAATATCGACTTTTACGATGCGCATATCGCTACTGCCTCTATGGGCATGCTGTATCAATTTTAA
- a CDS encoding porin family protein, with protein sequence MKNQLTLISLIIATSLAPTLASASIDVEPFLGMGTGMNIDRVDSDNDLSGAIQLRAGVTLEENHRLMLSYQYSDELEQNNYLASYDYLYPVYSNVKLFAGASAGISDSKLGHSHESESVWGGQMGAVYEFDDAWSLELAYRYLDQDNQAGGESLDSTQQLSASVDFKF encoded by the coding sequence ATGAAAAACCAACTAACTCTTATTTCTTTGATCATTGCAACGTCATTAGCACCAACGCTTGCGAGTGCATCAATCGATGTCGAACCGTTCCTCGGTATGGGTACGGGAATGAACATCGATCGAGTAGACAGTGATAATGATCTGAGCGGCGCCATTCAGCTGCGTGCGGGTGTGACCCTTGAAGAGAATCACCGCTTGATGCTGTCTTACCAATATTCAGATGAGCTTGAGCAAAATAACTACCTAGCGTCATACGACTATCTGTATCCCGTTTATTCGAACGTAAAACTGTTCGCAGGTGCCTCTGCGGGTATTTCTGATAGCAAGCTGGGCCATAGCCACGAAAGTGAGTCAGTATGGGGTGGGCAAATGGGCGCGGTTTATGAGTTCGATGATGCATGGTCACTAGAGCTCGCATATCGCTACCTTGATCAGGACAATCAAGCGGGCGGTGAGTCATTAGATTCTACTCAACAACTGTCAGCATCTGTCGACTTTAAGTTCTAG
- a CDS encoding LysR family transcriptional regulator, which yields MDLNSLKVFTEVVNQGSFSGAAKSLHMPVSTVSRKVSELEESLGQKLLERSTRNLRLTESGETLFQYALRSVEEMEAGLMALEERQDQVEGTLRIALPPNFEVAWQALGEFVVAHPKVKLQTLAMTREVDPIADHIDVVIQYQASNNPSVISRKVAAITPLLVASKRYIETHGQPTSLDDLAKFQCLARENPDADAYWTLNGKRTYFQPYLTANEFRLLRYLVSQDLGIAQLPPYFCQQEIESGQFVPVLSEFAPPKVDVHLVYPSRKHLSRVVRAFIEYSVAFTQDENSQYWKAG from the coding sequence GTGGACTTAAACAGTTTAAAAGTTTTTACCGAGGTGGTGAATCAAGGCAGCTTTTCTGGTGCAGCTAAGTCGCTTCATATGCCTGTGTCTACTGTCAGTCGAAAAGTCAGTGAACTGGAAGAGTCGCTAGGCCAAAAGTTGTTGGAGCGCTCAACCCGTAATCTTAGGCTGACTGAATCGGGAGAAACGCTCTTCCAATACGCGCTACGTTCTGTCGAGGAAATGGAAGCAGGACTCATGGCACTTGAGGAGAGGCAAGATCAGGTTGAAGGTACTTTGCGCATTGCGTTACCTCCGAACTTTGAAGTAGCTTGGCAGGCTCTAGGTGAGTTTGTAGTAGCCCATCCAAAAGTTAAGCTTCAAACTTTGGCTATGACACGAGAAGTTGATCCTATCGCTGACCATATTGATGTGGTTATTCAATACCAAGCAAGCAACAACCCTTCAGTAATCAGTAGAAAAGTCGCGGCAATCACACCACTGTTAGTTGCATCAAAACGCTATATCGAAACGCATGGACAGCCAACTAGTCTTGATGATCTAGCGAAATTTCAATGCCTTGCGAGGGAAAATCCTGATGCAGATGCATACTGGACACTAAATGGGAAGAGAACTTACTTTCAGCCGTATCTAACAGCAAACGAATTTAGGCTTTTACGCTATCTCGTTAGCCAAGATTTGGGTATAGCACAGCTCCCACCTTATTTCTGCCAACAAGAAATAGAGTCTGGTCAATTTGTTCCTGTACTGTCAGAGTTTGCTCCTCCAAAAGTAGACGTTCATTTGGTTTACCCAAGTAGGAAGCATCTTTCTCGTGTTGTACGTGCGTTTATTGAATACTCAGTCGCATTTACCCAAGACGAGAATTCACAATATTGGAAAGCGGGGTAA
- a CDS encoding LysR substrate-binding domain-containing protein has translation MDYNAAKIYVAVVSQGSFSGAAKALKMPVSTVSRKVSELEESMELRLLERSTRHLRLTEPGEVFYEFAERSIAEAEAGLLALDKNQQNLEGTLRLSIVTNFEPLWPILRGFQEQYPNINIEVRNYLGSVDFVADGVDAAVVTAPVSNPNYVVREIGNADRVLVATQEYLNRHGTPTHPDELVDHSCLSIGNVNQEVSWTFGGVAYPITPKFKANNIRLVKYFALQNMGIANIPPTMCRTELENGQLIELFKPEDGNNITFKLVYPSRRLLSSITRTFIDYFLKSIENKKTTDWYRTVDMP, from the coding sequence ATGGACTACAATGCTGCGAAAATTTATGTGGCTGTGGTGAGTCAAGGAAGTTTCTCTGGAGCAGCCAAAGCGTTAAAAATGCCTGTATCGACAGTGAGCCGTAAAGTGAGTGAATTGGAAGAGTCGATGGAGTTACGGCTGCTTGAACGCTCGACCCGCCACTTGAGGCTCACCGAACCTGGTGAAGTATTTTATGAGTTTGCGGAGAGAAGCATCGCAGAGGCTGAGGCCGGGCTTCTCGCTCTAGATAAAAACCAACAAAACTTGGAAGGGACGTTACGCCTGTCGATAGTGACGAATTTTGAGCCCTTGTGGCCAATTTTAAGAGGCTTTCAAGAGCAATACCCCAACATCAATATCGAAGTTCGCAATTACCTTGGATCTGTTGATTTCGTCGCTGACGGTGTTGACGCGGCGGTAGTCACTGCCCCTGTAAGTAACCCTAATTATGTGGTGAGAGAAATAGGTAATGCAGATCGTGTGTTGGTGGCAACTCAAGAGTATCTAAACCGTCATGGTACTCCAACGCACCCTGATGAGCTCGTCGATCATAGCTGTTTATCGATCGGTAACGTAAACCAAGAGGTATCTTGGACATTCGGTGGTGTTGCTTATCCTATTACTCCCAAGTTTAAAGCTAATAATATTCGATTAGTGAAGTACTTTGCTTTGCAAAATATGGGTATCGCAAATATCCCACCAACAATGTGCCGAACTGAATTGGAAAATGGGCAATTAATTGAGCTTTTTAAGCCTGAAGACGGGAATAACATAACGTTCAAATTGGTTTATCCAAGTCGCAGGTTGCTCTCAAGTATCACGAGAACTTTTATTGATTACTTCCTTAAAAGTATTGAGAACAAAAAGACAACCGATTGGTACAGAACCGTAGATATGCCTTGA
- a CDS encoding MFS transporter, with protein sequence MPSRLVVYGFVINLFIGVVYAWSVISHQLTSQLGWTIAEANAPFAAHASLTSVLFIVSGGLRDRYGARLTLCSGVALFSLGLFLSSFTLTSSELMISFSLISGVGSSLCLSSIIPTVLLSTKPIKRSKASGVIVSGFALSPLIFAPLLNLLFANFGFYHSLELLGVITFVVTFPIAWKLTANARRVHTAVIKATESDSPLLKTLQTRSYYAIWVAKVAIMATAFMFIGNVINIAHSFTPISNLFYLTSLFAVSNFFGRISSGFAVEKIGESATILTLLLIQAINLLLFLSHQSLVMFTVGVVIAGYSFGGAFGLLPALVANKFGLKYYGLNWGATSFAAAMGSYFAHLTVDMSHQIYGDYTLAFLALASLNLAAFIFFKFNFKTASTSD encoded by the coding sequence ATGCCGAGTAGATTGGTCGTATATGGCTTTGTCATCAATTTGTTTATTGGAGTCGTTTATGCGTGGAGTGTGATTTCTCATCAGCTTACGAGTCAGCTTGGCTGGACGATTGCTGAGGCAAATGCACCTTTTGCTGCTCATGCATCATTAACGTCGGTGCTCTTTATTGTTTCTGGTGGCTTGCGAGACAGATACGGGGCCAGGTTAACGCTCTGTTCTGGCGTCGCTTTGTTCTCTTTAGGGCTGTTTTTATCCAGCTTCACATTAACGAGTTCTGAGTTGATGATATCGTTTAGTTTGATTTCTGGCGTGGGTAGCAGTTTATGTCTTTCCAGCATCATTCCTACGGTTTTGCTCTCAACTAAGCCGATAAAAAGGTCGAAAGCGAGCGGAGTGATTGTCTCGGGGTTCGCGCTTAGCCCTTTAATTTTCGCACCGTTATTGAACCTATTGTTTGCGAACTTCGGGTTCTATCACTCTTTAGAGTTGCTTGGTGTTATTACATTTGTTGTAACTTTTCCTATTGCTTGGAAGCTAACAGCCAATGCGAGACGAGTTCATACTGCTGTGATTAAGGCGACTGAATCGGATAGTCCCTTGTTAAAGACTCTGCAAACACGCTCTTACTATGCCATTTGGGTAGCTAAAGTTGCGATTATGGCGACGGCTTTCATGTTTATTGGTAATGTCATCAATATTGCCCATTCGTTCACGCCGATATCTAACCTTTTTTATCTCACGTCTTTGTTCGCTGTCTCGAACTTCTTCGGCAGAATATCGAGTGGCTTTGCGGTAGAGAAAATTGGGGAGTCAGCAACCATACTCACCTTACTTTTGATTCAAGCGATTAACCTTTTGCTATTTCTTAGCCATCAATCGCTTGTCATGTTTACGGTCGGAGTCGTGATTGCAGGTTACTCCTTCGGAGGAGCCTTTGGTTTACTACCCGCTCTGGTGGCGAATAAATTTGGACTAAAATATTATGGGTTAAACTGGGGAGCGACCAGTTTTGCCGCTGCGATGGGAAGCTATTTTGCTCACTTGACGGTTGATATGTCTCATCAGATTTATGGAGACTATACGTTGGCGTTTCTAGCGCTAGCTTCTTTAAACTTAGCGGCGTTTATATTCTTTAAATTCAATTTTAAAACAGCCTCGACGTCGGATTAA